The following proteins are encoded in a genomic region of Glycine max cultivar Williams 82 chromosome 18, Glycine_max_v4.0, whole genome shotgun sequence:
- the LAX15 gene encoding auxin transporter-like protein 2, whose amino-acid sequence METMLPQNQAEEAIVTTSLNETESEVGMREEEKELQQQDHSMFNIKSFLWHGGSVWDAWFSCASNQVAQVLLTLPYSFSQLGMLSGILLQIFYGILGSWTAYLISVLYMEYRTRKEKENVSFKNHVIQWFEVLDGLLGPYWKAVGLAFNCTFLLFGSVIQLIACASNIYYINDHLDKRTWTYIFGACCATSVFIPSFHNYRIWSFLGLGMTTYTAWYLAIAALIHGQAENVTHTGPTKLVLYFTGATNILYTFGGHAVTVEIMHAMWKPQKFKYIYLLATLYVFTLTIPSAAAVYWAFGDELLNHSNAFSLLPKNRFRDAAVILMLIHQFITFGFASTPLYFVWEKVIGMHDTKSICIRALARLPVVIPIWFLAIIFPFFGPINSAVGALLVSFTVYIIPATAHMLTYRKASARQNAAEKPPFFMPSWTAMYVFNAFIVVWVLVVGFGFGGWASMTNFVKQIDTFGLFAKCYQCKPPTPPPMAAAPPPHAHHHH is encoded by the exons atggaaacaatgtTGCCTCAGAACCAAGCAGAGGAAGCAATAGTCACAACAAGCCTTAACGAGACAGAGAGTGAAGTTGGTATGAGGGAAGAAGAGAAGGAGTTGCAACAACAAGACCACTCCATGTTCAACATCAAGAGCTTCCTCTGGCATGGAGGCTCTGTTTGGGACGCATGGTTCAGCTGTGCTTCAAATCAA GTGGCTCAAGTGCTTTTGACACTGCCCTATTCTTTCTCTCAACTGGGCATGCTATCAGGAATCTTGCTTCAGATTTTCTATGGAATCTTGGGAAGTTGGACAGCGTATCTAATCAGTGTCCTCTACATGGAGTACCGTAccagaaaggaaaaagaaaatgtcaGTTTCAAGAACCATGTCATTCAG TGGTTTGAAGTGCTTGATGGGTTGCTGGGTCCGTATTGGAAAGCAGTGGGCTTAGCCTTCAACTGTACTTTCCTCCTCTTTGGATCTGTGATTCAGCTTATAGCATGTGCAAG TAACATCTACTACATAAATGACCACTTGGATAAACGAACTTGGACTTATATCTTTGGAGCTTGCTGTGCCACCTCTGTGTTCATACCCTCCTTTCACAATTACCGTATTTGGTCTTTTCTGGGACTTGGAATGACCACTTACACTGCTTGGTACTTGGCTATTGCAGCTCTTATTCATGGCCAG GCAGAAAATGTGACACACACGGGTCCAACGAAGCTAGTGCTGTACTTTACAGGAGCCACCAACATACTGTACACGTTTGGTGGACATGCAGTTACTGT AGAGATTATGCACGCCATGTGGAAGCCACAGAAGTTCAAGTACATATACTTGCTGGCCACTTTGTATGTTTTCACTCTAACGATTCCTTCTGCTGCTGCCGTTTACTGGGCTTTTGGTGATGAACTTCTCAATCATTCCAATGCATTCTCTCTCCTCCCCAAAAATCGATTTCGTGATGCTGCTGTAATCCTCATGCTCATTCACCAG TTCATCACATTCGGTTTTGCTAGTACTCCACTGTACTTTGTCTGGGAGAAGGTAATTGGGATGCATGACACAAAAAGCATTTGCATAAGGGCACTAGCAAGGTTGCCAGTGGTGATACCCATATGGTTCTTGGCCATaatcttccctttctttgggccCATAAACTCTGCAGTTGGAGCTCTTCTGGTTAGTTTCACAGTCTACATCATTCCCGCCACAGCTCATATGCTTACTTACAGAAAAGCCTCAGCCAGACAG AATGCTGCTGAGAAGCCTCCTTTCTTTATGCCAAGCTGGACTGCAATGTATGTCTTCAATGCATTCATTGTGGTGTGGGTTTTGGTGGTTGGGTTTGGGTTTGGAGGATGGGCCAGCATGACCAACTTCGTTAAGCAAATTGACACATTTGGGCTCTTTGCCAAATGCTACCAATGCAAGCCCCCAACTCCACCACCCATGGCAGCAGCACCACCTCCTCATGCCCATCATCATCACTGA